In one Catenovulum adriaticum genomic region, the following are encoded:
- a CDS encoding HipA N-terminal domain-containing protein, with the protein MKISRQGLIYCNGYLAGSITEYCSDLTAENNLYLFEYNEEYISTGDPIGHAFPLTQKRYEFDFLPPFFENMISEGWIRTHQSQIERLDKQDSFGLLLANGKDIIGALSVEPVYVNL; encoded by the coding sequence ATGAAAATTAGTCGCCAAGGTTTAATTTATTGCAATGGCTATTTAGCGGGTTCCATAACTGAGTATTGCTCCGATTTAACCGCCGAAAATAACTTGTACCTATTTGAATATAATGAAGAGTATATATCAACTGGTGACCCTATCGGCCATGCATTTCCTTTAACTCAAAAACGCTATGAATTCGATTTTCTACCACCTTTTTTTGAAAATATGATCTCCGAAGGTTGGATTAGAACCCATCAAAGCCAAATAGAAAGGTTAGATAAACAAGACTCATTTGGCCTGTTATTAGCAAACGGTAAAGATATTATCGGTGCACTATCAGTAGAGCCTGTATATGTTAATTTGTAA
- a CDS encoding type II toxin-antitoxin system HipA family toxin: MLICNGSLKQIKASQFDVRYSKIHLKRMFGLKAMPENDLIIKGNPDDMEHLAPKYVKGASVSGVQSKLLMSLENGRLIPQQTGGQYIVKPAPKNFKFLPENEITIMRLAQAIGFNVAECSLVPFENGELGYVVKRFDIRAQGGRFLIEDAASLCNVHPKNKGSSELSYEWTLKKLFEASGKNKAVLLNGFRQVLFAYLVGNNDLHLKNFSLYREPGCRTTTMKDFTPLYDILSITPYPNYATEYLSLSLLESEIDGQFSEAYEQFGYYTSEDFYLLAEKIGLGFTQGKAFSQKLVAAVEKHYKTLLTNSLMPADMKTTIQKRIEFNIKAMRL, translated from the coding sequence ATGTTAATTTGTAATGGTAGTTTAAAACAAATCAAAGCAAGTCAATTTGACGTTCGCTATAGCAAAATACACCTAAAACGAATGTTTGGTTTAAAAGCTATGCCTGAAAATGACCTTATAATTAAAGGTAACCCCGATGATATGGAACATTTAGCACCCAAGTATGTTAAAGGCGCTTCTGTATCAGGAGTTCAATCTAAATTATTAATGTCACTTGAAAATGGCCGATTAATTCCTCAACAAACGGGCGGACAGTATATCGTTAAACCAGCGCCTAAAAACTTTAAATTCCTGCCTGAGAACGAAATTACTATAATGAGACTGGCTCAGGCGATTGGCTTTAATGTTGCAGAATGCTCATTAGTACCATTTGAAAATGGAGAATTAGGTTATGTGGTCAAACGCTTTGATATTCGCGCACAAGGTGGCAGGTTTTTAATTGAAGATGCTGCATCACTTTGCAATGTACATCCAAAAAATAAAGGCTCATCTGAACTTTCATATGAATGGACATTAAAAAAATTATTTGAAGCCAGCGGTAAAAATAAAGCCGTATTATTAAACGGTTTTAGGCAAGTTTTATTTGCATACCTTGTGGGTAATAATGATCTACACTTAAAAAACTTTTCACTGTACCGTGAACCTGGTTGCCGAACAACAACCATGAAAGATTTTACTCCACTGTACGATATTTTGAGCATAACCCCCTACCCAAATTATGCAACTGAGTATTTGTCTTTGTCATTACTAGAATCAGAAATTGATGGTCAGTTTTCTGAGGCTTATGAGCAATTTGGCTATTACACTAGTGAAGACTTTTACCTGTTAGCTGAAAAAATAGGACTAGGATTTACTCAAGGTAAAGCATTTAGCCAAAAATTAGTCGCCGCAGTCGAAAAGCACTATAAAACATTACTTACCAATAGTTTAATGCCAGCAGACATGAAAACAACAATACAAAAACGCATTGAATTTAACATTAAAGCAATGCGTTTATAG
- a CDS encoding UPF0149 family protein, whose product MQTLTKQQIRSQVIKLTKLSDKKPDYYFIQGYLLGLGVNPEMVMPNHWQVDLFGDFKFGSQDDMQLLNALMELYNLQMDSIMQQQIKLPPQCALSINNYQQALAQDAPLTNWCAGFAKALSLINTKTLKQAQQKELKDLRFVVNQLAGNDPQAQELLAENCGFIHILLQHKKYLTTRIHNTIYAMRFEGNLTPDADVDHLYQNESQSELVHVSDEQLEEFDELVDIFLSCDSTEIREGISDVIKAAEELLGDHFVEDNTGYFWGLHETRPYMMLRARRAEFAFKEKRYQACADELEALMVLNPNDNQGNRYLLMNCYVLLKQWDKLNELLSRDDEESLFTMASKVLNLYALQGDSAKSKTAKKELKQYNKFVERFLTGQVKLPKELPEYYGLGDKNEAVTYVCNGGKLAWQSVEGALFWLRRK is encoded by the coding sequence TTGCAAACTTTGACTAAACAACAAATTCGTAGCCAAGTTATTAAATTAACAAAACTTTCAGATAAAAAGCCGGATTATTATTTTATCCAAGGCTATTTATTGGGTTTAGGGGTCAACCCTGAAATGGTTATGCCTAACCATTGGCAAGTGGATTTATTTGGCGATTTTAAGTTTGGTTCGCAAGACGATATGCAACTCTTAAATGCATTAATGGAGCTGTATAACTTGCAAATGGACAGCATAATGCAGCAGCAAATTAAATTACCACCACAATGTGCGTTAAGCATAAACAATTATCAACAGGCTTTGGCACAAGACGCGCCTTTAACCAATTGGTGTGCTGGTTTTGCGAAAGCTTTGTCATTAATTAATACAAAAACTTTAAAGCAAGCTCAACAAAAGGAACTTAAAGATTTACGCTTTGTGGTTAATCAGCTAGCTGGAAACGACCCACAGGCACAAGAATTACTGGCTGAGAATTGTGGCTTTATTCATATTTTATTACAGCATAAAAAATATTTAACAACTCGAATTCACAATACCATTTATGCGATGCGCTTTGAGGGGAATTTAACGCCGGATGCTGATGTTGATCACCTTTATCAAAATGAATCTCAGTCGGAGCTTGTGCACGTAAGTGACGAGCAATTAGAAGAGTTTGATGAGCTGGTTGATATATTTTTAAGCTGTGATTCAACAGAGATTCGCGAAGGGATTTCTGATGTAATTAAAGCTGCAGAAGAACTATTAGGCGATCACTTTGTTGAGGATAACACCGGATATTTTTGGGGACTACATGAAACCCGACCTTATATGATGCTCAGAGCCCGCCGCGCTGAATTTGCGTTTAAAGAAAAGCGTTATCAGGCTTGTGCAGATGAACTTGAAGCCTTAATGGTTTTGAATCCAAATGATAATCAGGGTAATCGCTACCTTTTGATGAACTGTTATGTTTTGCTTAAACAGTGGGATAAATTAAACGAACTGTTATCGCGAGATGATGAAGAAAGCTTATTTACAATGGCAAGTAAAGTATTGAATTTGTATGCATTGCAAGGTGATTCTGCAAAAAGTAAAACCGCGAAAAAAGAGCTGAAACAATATAATAAATTTGTTGAACGCTTTTTAACGGGGCAAGTTAAATTACCGAAAGAACTACCAGAATATTATGGCCTAGGTGATAAAAACGAGGCGGTTACCTATGTTTGTAACGGCGGTAAACTGGCTTGGCAAAGTGTTGAAGGCGCCTTGTTTTGGCTACGCCGAAAATAA
- a CDS encoding KTSC domain-containing protein, which translates to MKYLTLILSVFFCNLAQSSCEQNVDQIKTHYINGMFTDSVGFILNKSAIKQFIQAYLIQKGFSSEVTGNHNASEFFVSQIFEVGKHKWEDDEAADAIIDFLNGEHRFLTNRPQIEKLGLQSFLQDISNEYQQTLNEGTSIFGLYALKELLDTCSRVILITHSQGNFYGNAIITEMYNSYKFPNKYELFNYPMLGHMQLASPVDIPGGPIASVYPNVTGHITNSEDVVMSLVRSTFNSVSANFQSQVHNIDKSGHGLVDSYLNGQDGQPLEIAKQLTAISVNLIPYPMHPQHNASSSAIYQFGYSNLNELLDIKFHNDSVYRYNNVASSIYNGLLTAASQGTYFNSAIRNQHAFTKLE; encoded by the coding sequence ATGAAATATTTAACTTTAATTTTAAGCGTATTTTTCTGTAATTTAGCTCAATCATCTTGCGAACAAAATGTAGATCAAATAAAGACTCATTACATTAATGGTATGTTTACTGACTCTGTTGGATTCATACTCAATAAATCTGCAATCAAACAGTTTATTCAGGCGTATTTAATACAAAAAGGGTTTTCTTCCGAGGTCACAGGGAATCACAACGCATCTGAGTTTTTTGTTTCTCAAATATTTGAAGTAGGAAAACACAAATGGGAAGATGACGAAGCGGCTGACGCTATCATTGATTTTTTAAATGGTGAACATAGATTCTTAACGAACAGGCCTCAGATTGAAAAGTTAGGACTTCAATCTTTTTTGCAAGATATTAGCAATGAGTATCAACAAACTCTTAATGAAGGGACTAGTATTTTTGGATTATACGCTTTAAAAGAATTACTAGATACTTGTAGTCGAGTCATCCTAATTACTCACTCACAAGGCAATTTTTACGGAAATGCAATTATAACCGAAATGTATAACAGTTATAAATTCCCGAATAAATATGAGCTATTTAACTACCCAATGTTAGGTCACATGCAGTTAGCAAGTCCTGTCGATATTCCCGGAGGCCCTATAGCAAGTGTTTATCCAAATGTTACAGGGCATATAACCAACTCAGAAGACGTAGTTATGAGTTTAGTTCGCAGTACATTTAATTCAGTCTCGGCGAACTTTCAATCGCAAGTCCACAATATAGATAAATCAGGACATGGACTCGTCGATTCCTATTTAAATGGGCAAGATGGGCAACCACTAGAAATTGCAAAGCAATTAACTGCAATTTCAGTTAATTTAATTCCATATCCCATGCACCCTCAACATAATGCTTCATCAAGCGCTATTTACCAATTTGGATATTCAAACCTGAACGAATTGCTTGATATTAAATTTCATAACGATAGTGTTTACCGCTATAACAATGTTGCATCCTCTATTTACAATGGCTTATTAACCGCTGCTTCTCAAGGAACATATTTTAATAGTGCGATCAGAAATCAACATGCTTTTACCAAATTAGAGTAA
- a CDS encoding DUF3297 family protein: MSDNKPALPDRLSIDSRSKHYVAECFEHEIGIKLNGKERTNIEEYCISEGWVKVPSPKALDRRGQPLLIKLKGEVEPFYK; the protein is encoded by the coding sequence ATGAGCGATAATAAACCCGCTTTACCGGATCGTTTGTCAATCGATTCACGCAGCAAACACTACGTAGCTGAATGCTTTGAGCATGAAATTGGGATTAAATTAAACGGCAAAGAGCGCACTAACATTGAAGAATATTGTATTAGTGAAGGCTGGGTAAAAGTACCCTCTCCAAAAGCGTTAGATCGCCGTGGTCAGCCGTTGTTAATTAAATTAAAAGGTGAAGTTGAACCTTTTTATAAATAA